In one Xyrauchen texanus isolate HMW12.3.18 chromosome 18, RBS_HiC_50CHRs, whole genome shotgun sequence genomic region, the following are encoded:
- the LOC127658551 gene encoding myosin, light chain 1, alkali; skeletal, fast-like encodes MAPKKDAKKPDPPKKAEAAPAPAPEPEAPPKPAAVDLSAVKVDFSQDQMEDYKEAFGLFDRVGDNKVAYNQIADIMRALGQNPTNKEVANILGNPSIDDMANKRVDFEGFLPMLQFVINSPNKASFEDYVEGLRVFDKEGNGTVMGAELRIVLSTLGEKMNEAEIDALMIGQEDENGSVNFEAFIKHIMSV; translated from the exons ATGGCACCTAAGAAGGACGCAAAGAAGCCCGATCCCCCAAAGAAGGCAGAGGCCGCACCTGCTCCAGCGCCCGAGCCCGAAGCCCCACCTAAACCCGCCGCAGTAGATCTGTCTGCCGTGAAG GTTGATTTCAGCCAGGACCAGATGGAAG ATTACAAGGAGGCTTTTGGACTTTTCGACAGAGTTGGTGACAACAAGGTGGCCTACAACCAGATTGCTGATATTATGCGTGCATTGGGACAGAACCCAACAAACAAAGAGGTGGCAAATATCCTGGGCAACCCCAGTATTGATG ACATGGCAAACAAGAGAGTCGACTTCGAGGGTTTCCTGCCCATGCTGCAGTTTGTGATCAACAGCCCAAACAAGGCATCGTTTGAGGACTATGTTGAGGGTCTGCGTGTATTTGATAAGGAAGGCAACGGAACAGTAATGGGTGCTGAGCTGCGTATTGTCTTGTCAACACTGG GTGAGAAAATGAATGAAGCCGAGATTGATGCTCTCATGATAGGCCAGGAGGATGAAAATGGCAGTGTGAACTTTGAGG CTTTCATCAAACACATCATGTCTGTTTAA